A section of the Humulus lupulus chromosome 2, drHumLupu1.1, whole genome shotgun sequence genome encodes:
- the LOC133815493 gene encoding secreted RxLR effector protein 161-like — MYAQVCTRPDIAYIVGVLGRYLSNPGIDHWKAAKKVMRYLKRTRDYMLTYRRSDHFEIIGYSDSDFAGCQDSRRSTSGYIYLLGGGAISWRSAKQTLIASSTMAAEFVACYEASNQGIWLRNFVTGLRIVDGIERPLKLYCDNKSAVLYSNNNRSSTKSKHIDIKFLVVKERVQSGQICIEHLGTNSMIADPLTKGLSPKVFHEHTARMSVLEYDDI; from the coding sequence atgtatgctcaaGTTTGTACGCGTCCGGATATAGCGTACATTGTTGGAGTGTTAGGCAGATACTTAAGCAATCCAGGAATTGATCACTGGAAAGCAGCCAAAAAGGTTATGAGATATTTGAAGAGAACAAGAGATTACATGCTCACATATAGGAGGTCAGATCACTTTGAGATCATTGGATATTCTGACTCCGACTTTGCGGGATGCCAAGATAGTAGGAGATCCACTTCGGGCTACATATATCTGTTAGgtggtggagctatatcatggaggagtgcAAAACAAACACTCATAGCTTCATCCACCATGGCAGCAgagtttgttgcatgttatgaGGCATCCAACCAAGGTATATGGCTGAGAAACTTTGTCACCGGGCTGCGCATTGTGGATGGAATTGAAAGACCACTTAAGTTGTATTGTGACAATAAGTCAGCTGTAttgtattccaacaacaacaGGAGCTCAACAAAGTCAAAACATATTGACATCAAGTTCCTTGTTGTAAAAGAAAGGGTACAGAGTGGACAGATTTGTATAGAACACTTAGGTACAAACTCCATGATTGCAGACCCCCTTACTAAGGGTTTGTCGcccaaggtctttcatgagcaCACTGCTCGTATGAGTGTTTTAGAGTATGACGATATCTAG